A genomic window from Leptospiraceae bacterium includes:
- the ispG gene encoding (E)-4-hydroxy-3-methylbut-2-enyl-diphosphate synthase, with protein MELKYNLSPFYYNRLKTKEVKVGDLGIGGENPIRIQSMVNTDTTDIKSSCNQIIALEEAGCEIVRLTVPSIKDAEALPLIRKELKNQNCKIPLVADIHFTPSVAMKVVEHVEKVRINPGNFADKKKFLVQEYNDKDYMLELERIADVFLPLVKRCKELGVAMRIGTNHGSLSDRIMNRYGDTPLGMCESALEFIRIAESEAYYDIIVSMKSSNPTIMIQAYRLLSAKFLEENRNYPFHLGVTEAGDGTDGRIKSALGIGSLLAEGIGDTIRVSLTEDPVLEIPAAKKILAPLLEKITEEVKEDFKEFRDPFNSHKIETQLFTVRNFQMGGRNIPRIETTIDSSLYRDGNHFHQFIVENSERSDDRNLEIMHFLISEEKDLQLVQWYKKKYNFPFSVELSGKLENKVNDYLPLLFFADKVKVTITNRDNLPYILGMLSGKHLPFELSFIDFTYYLIKDSLQLLNVYGMKNCILSLNSSDPLMDYRKLGSLNGAYGYPILLNATYNTYDDALFYASSSLGSMFIDGLGDSLRLMVPKESPHKLLSLSYDLLQAVRLRTTKTEYISCPSCGRTLFDLQNTTARIKAKTSHLKGVKIAVMGCIVNGPGEMADADFGYVGAGPGKVHLYRNKTIVKKSIPSEIADDELIKLIQSEGMWIDL; from the coding sequence ATGGAACTGAAATATAACCTTTCTCCCTTTTACTATAATCGTTTAAAAACAAAGGAGGTAAAGGTGGGTGACCTGGGTATCGGCGGGGAAAATCCGATTCGAATTCAGTCTATGGTAAACACCGATACCACAGATATCAAATCAAGCTGCAATCAGATAATAGCCTTAGAAGAAGCAGGCTGTGAAATTGTCCGACTTACCGTTCCCTCAATAAAGGATGCAGAGGCCCTTCCCTTAATTCGTAAAGAACTAAAGAATCAGAATTGCAAAATTCCACTCGTTGCAGATATACATTTTACACCCAGTGTAGCTATGAAAGTAGTAGAACATGTAGAAAAGGTACGAATTAACCCCGGAAACTTTGCCGATAAAAAGAAATTCCTCGTTCAAGAATACAATGACAAAGATTACATGTTGGAATTAGAACGTATAGCAGATGTTTTCTTGCCTCTGGTAAAACGTTGCAAAGAGCTGGGTGTAGCAATGAGAATAGGTACCAATCACGGCTCTCTTTCTGATAGAATCATGAATCGTTACGGAGATACTCCACTCGGTATGTGTGAATCAGCTTTAGAATTTATTCGTATCGCAGAGAGTGAGGCTTATTACGACATTATAGTTTCCATGAAATCTTCCAACCCAACCATTATGATTCAAGCATACCGTCTATTATCAGCAAAATTTTTAGAAGAAAATAGAAACTATCCATTCCACCTCGGAGTAACAGAAGCCGGAGATGGCACTGATGGAAGAATCAAATCAGCCCTGGGAATAGGTTCTCTTCTGGCAGAAGGTATTGGTGATACAATACGAGTTTCATTAACGGAAGATCCGGTATTAGAAATACCGGCTGCAAAAAAAATATTAGCACCTTTATTAGAAAAAATAACAGAAGAAGTAAAGGAAGATTTTAAAGAGTTTCGCGATCCATTCAATAGTCATAAAATAGAAACCCAACTTTTTACTGTTAGAAATTTTCAAATGGGTGGAAGAAACATTCCGCGAATAGAAACCACTATTGACTCATCTCTATATCGAGATGGAAATCATTTCCATCAGTTTATTGTAGAAAATTCAGAACGGAGTGATGATAGAAATTTAGAAATAATGCACTTCCTCATTTCAGAAGAAAAGGATCTGCAATTAGTACAGTGGTATAAAAAGAAATACAACTTTCCTTTTTCTGTTGAACTTTCCGGTAAATTGGAAAATAAAGTAAATGACTATCTACCTCTATTATTCTTTGCTGATAAAGTAAAAGTCACAATTACTAACCGTGATAATCTTCCATATATTTTAGGAATGCTTTCGGGTAAACATCTTCCATTTGAATTATCCTTTATTGATTTCACATATTACTTAATCAAAGATTCCCTACAACTTTTAAATGTATATGGAATGAAAAACTGTATTCTTTCATTAAATTCATCTGATCCCTTAATGGATTATCGAAAATTAGGTTCTTTAAATGGAGCTTATGGATATCCAATACTTCTAAATGCAACTTATAATACTTACGATGACGCTTTATTCTATGCTTCATCTTCCCTTGGCTCAATGTTCATTGATGGACTGGGAGATAGTCTACGCTTAATGGTTCCAAAAGAATCTCCTCATAAACTCCTTTCTCTTTCCTACGATCTTTTGCAGGCAGTAAGGTTAAGAACCACAAAAACGGAATACATTTCCTGTCCTTCCTGCGGTCGAACCCTGTTTGATTTACAAAATACAACTGCCAGAATAAAAGCCAAAACGTCTCATCTGAAGGGAGTAAAAATTGCTGTTATGGGTTGTATAGTAAATGGACCGGGAGAAATGGCAGATGCAGATTTTGGTTATGTTGGTGCAGGACCAGGTAAAGTCCATCTGTATAGAAATAAAACTATAGTAAAAAAATCTATTCCTTCAGAAATAGCAGATGACGAGTTAATTAAATTAATACAGTCAGAAGGGATGTGGATTGATTTATGA
- a CDS encoding Uma2 family endonuclease, giving the protein MSTAAAKKSEAFDSREYWEKTDEELVEELLSLDLPEEDGEPLEDVWHRVQINFLIDMVKTEKGKKEDYFVGGNMFVYYSLQQVKNRDYKGPDFFYVEGARIDPNRGKWVAWVEDGKYPDVIIELLSPSTKKEDLGRKKKIYEKIFKTGEYFCFDHDENKLYGWKLTGSGYEEISPDEDGRMESKVLGYKLGSWRGTYLDEDLYLRFFYPSGEIVFTQAEEEKARAEAEKARAEAEKARADRLEKELEELKTKMASS; this is encoded by the coding sequence ATGTCAACTGCTGCTGCAAAGAAATCTGAGGCTTTTGATTCCCGCGAATATTGGGAAAAGACTGATGAAGAGTTGGTGGAAGAGCTTTTGAGCCTGGATTTACCTGAGGAGGATGGAGAACCCTTGGAAGATGTATGGCATCGAGTCCAGATTAATTTTTTAATTGATATGGTGAAAACCGAGAAGGGAAAGAAGGAGGACTATTTTGTAGGTGGGAATATGTTCGTCTACTATAGTCTACAGCAGGTAAAGAATAGGGACTATAAGGGTCCGGATTTCTTTTATGTTGAGGGTGCGAGGATTGATCCTAATCGTGGTAAATGGGTAGCATGGGTGGAAGATGGAAAATACCCTGATGTTATCATAGAACTTTTATCTCCGAGTACAAAAAAAGAGGATCTGGGTAGAAAAAAGAAGATTTACGAAAAGATTTTTAAAACAGGAGAATACTTCTGTTTTGATCACGATGAGAATAAGTTATATGGATGGAAATTAACCGGATCTGGTTATGAAGAGATATCTCCGGATGAAGATGGAAGAATGGAAAGTAAGGTACTTGGCTACAAGTTAGGTTCCTGGAGAGGAACTTATCTTGATGAAGATTTGTATCTTCGTTTTTTTTATCCAAGTGGAGAAATTGTTTTTACACAAGCCGAAGAAGAGAAAGCAAGAGCTGAAGCAGAGAAAGCAAGAGCTGAAGCAGAGAAAGCAAGAGCTGATCGTTTGGAAAAAGAATTAGAAGAGCTAAAAACGAAAATGGCTTCTTCTTAA